In Ketobacter sp. MCCC 1A13808, the sequence GCCGCATCCGATCGTGCAATCACCAAGCGAGCCTCGATCATTACCTGTTTAACCGGAATATCCAGTTGCTCAAGCATGAAGCGAACTTCATCTATATTGTCTGACGTATCCTGAATCAGCATCACATTGGTACGCTCATCCACAGTGATGGTCCCCCGCTCACTCATAAATCCGGATTGCGTGACCAGGTCGGCAACTTCTTTTGCTTTGGCGTAATTTACAGTCAGGTATTCGGTCCGTAACGGGGCCAGTTCCTTCACTTGTTTCTGGGATTCCAGCTCCAATTTTTCACGGGCTGCGATTTCATCTGCCGGGGCGACCAGCATAACGTTACCGACTTTACGCTTGTCCAGGCCTTTTGTTTTCAGTATCAAGTCCAGCGCTTGATCCCAGGGCACGTTTTGCAGACGCAGGGTGATGCGACCACGAACAGTATCACTGGCGACCAGGTTGAGTTCGGTAAAGTCCGCAATCAGCTGAAGCACAGACCGCACTTCAATATCCTGGAAGTTAAGCGATAATTTTTCGCCGGTGTACTGAAATTTCTCTTTACGTTTGCGATCCAGCTCAGCACCGGTAATGGGCTTAACACTGATCGTGAATGTCTGATCCGTCTGATACGCCATGTACTCGTATTCACCTGTCGGCGTTACTGCAATCCGGGCGTTACCGGACGATGAGCTGGCATCGATCAGTTTTACCGGCGTCGCGAAATCGACCACATCCAAACGACGTTGCAGGTTTTCCGGTAGTGTTACGCCACCGAAAACGGCGACAATTTTTCCACCCTGCTCGCTCAAATCCACAGGTGCATTGGGATTACTCAGGGTCACCACCACCTGACCTTCACCTTGGTCGCCGCGACGAAAATCGATTTCCTGAACGCCGTTTTCCGCCGCCGAACTTTTGCCGGCAGTGGATTGAGGCGCCATCATGGTAGAAGAAGCGGAGCTTTCACCACTACCGATGCGTACCAGGAGGTTGTTGCCAGAGACTTCGGTCGAATAGCCGGTCAGCGAGGTCATGCTCACGATCAGACGTGTGCGTTCGCCCGCTCCCATCACGGTCAGGCTGCGTACATTACCGCTACCCAGCGTGTGGTATTTCTCGGACATACCATTGCTGACTCCGTTCAGATCGAGCGCGATTCGCGCCGGTGAGTCAGTGGTGTATCCGGTGGGAGAAGGAGGTGCGCTATCAAATTTCAATTTGATCTCAATAGCATCACCAGGCAGCGCTGCAGACTCAACGCCGGTTAATTTGGCAGCCCACACGGGAGAGGATAATAGGGTCACCAGTAAACCCCAACACAACTTGAATTTCATTGCAGGTACCTGATTCCTTGTTTTTGTTCGTTTAAATTGGCGCAAACTATTCATTCACTTTCTCCCACGCATCAGTCATCACGCAATACCAGAGTGCGTGGACGCTCAACCCAACCGTCTTGACCGTCGGATACAATTTCAATTAAGTCTATTTTGTTCGAGTTAACAGCAGTTATCTTTCCGAAATTACGGCCAACGTGGTTTCCCTCTTTCACTCTGTGCAGTCCCATATCCGGTGTTTTGACCAGGGCGAAAAGCGTGCCGCCAGGCCGCATCAGCGTGCCCACCATCTGCAGTGAATCGACTCCGTATTGTTCGAGAACTTCTTTCGGCCGATTGAAATCAGGTTTTACATTGCTTCGTTTTTGCGGCAGCGCCGCCAATTCCACTTCAATTGGTTTTTCGAAAGGGCTTCGCAACGCAGCGGCACTGTAGGCAAAGGCTTTATATACCTTGAATTCCGGTGGCGGCTTAATCCGACCTTTAGGCCCGTTCTGAATTTCTGTCATCTTGGCCTTGATATCGTCATATTGCCCGTTTCCACCACAGCCCGAGACACAAAGCAACGTCATCAAAATTACGGTAAAACTTACGCTCTTCATATCAATTTTCCTTATAGCGATAAGTTTTGGCACGAATGCTCATGGTCAATTCATGATTCTGAGACTTACCGTCCGGCTTTATCTCAAAGTCATGCAACGTCACGATCCGTGGCAGCGATGCGACCGCACTAACAAAGGCACCGAAAGAGTGGAAACCGCCTTTTACTTCTATATCTATTGGTAACTCGACATAGAATTCCTTACTGGTTTCCGGCGCTAATTTTATGGTGTTGAACGTCAACCCGGCACTCAGTCCGGTATGGGAAATATCTTCCAGCAACCCAGGCACTTCAGTATCGCTGGGTAGTTGCCGCAGCAGGGCTCCGAAGGTACTTTCCATTTCCGTCATTTGTTCTTTATATGCATCCAGATTCGACGCTTGATAGGCTTTCTTTTCGTATTCCTGCATTAGCTGGGTTTCTTTTGCCGCTGTTGAATCCAGCTTGGCCAGCGAATCCGACAACAGGAAGTGATACACCAGAAAACCAGCGACGACACAAGCAGCCAACCACATTGCCAGCTTAACGGGAAACGGCCAGCCGCCGATGTTTTCCGGGTCGAGATTATTGAGTGATTCTATAAATTCTTTCGCGTCCATCCTATCAACCTTCCTTCTCACTAGCAGGTTTCTGGCGCTTAACTGTCAGGTCGAACTCATTAGCGGCCTGATCTTTGCTGCCAGATTGAACCTTCGACAAGTTGGGCGACTCAAATAAATCCGACGCATCCAGATTCCGCATCAGATTGGAAACGCGGTTGTTACTCTCTGCATAACCGGTCATGGAAATAACGTCCCCGTTGGAACGAAGGAGGCCGTAGAACACCCCGTCGGGAACGGTACGGGCCAGTTCGTCGAACACTTTTACCGCTTCTGGACGGTTGCCCTGCAAATCCTGGATAACCTGCATCCGTTCAATCAGAGACTCCCGCTTCTTCTCGAGTTCTTTTATTTCTTTGATCTGATCTTCTAGCTTCTTGGTTTCGTTCTGGATAAACTGGTTGCGTTGGGCCTGATACTCGGTCCGCGATTCCACATTCATATTGACCAGATAGACCGCGCCTGCTCCGATCAGCAGCGCACCCGCCAGCACAATAAAAAATTGTCGTTTCAGCTCCTGACGCCGCTCTTCGCGCCAGGGCAAAAGGTTAATCTTTGTCATCCGTCAAAACTCCGTAACGCCAGGCCGCAAGCGATCATCAACGATGGCGCGTCGGCGCTAAGTAACGATGCATTTACTTTCGAAGACAGCGCCATATCTACGAAGGGGTTGGCAATAGAGGTGGTGGTACCCACTTTGTCCTGCACCAACTCTCCTAAACCAATAATAGACGCTGTTCCGCCCGCGAGCAGAATATGATCCACATCGTTATATTGACTGGACGAAAAGAAGAACTGTAAAGATCGCGTTACCTGCTGAACTACCGCCTCTTTGAAGGGGTCAAGCACCTCGGTTTCATAATCATCCGGCAAGCCGCCCTGCTTTTTAGCAAGCCCGGCCTCTTCGAACGACAAACCATAGCGGCGCTGAATTTCCTCTGTCAGCTGCTTACCACCAAATAATTGTTCACGGGTATAGATAGTGCGGCCGTCGTGCAGCACGCTAAGAGTTGTCATCGTGGAACCGATATCAACGATCGCTACGGTTTGTTCTTCGCCACCGTCGATCTGATCCGCTACCAGACTGAATGCCCGCTCCATTGCATAAGCTTCCACATCCACTACTTTGGCGGTAAGACCGGCAATATCCAGGACATCGACCCGCAATTCGACGTTTTCGTTGCGACAAGCTGCCAATAACACTTCAACCTGGTCTGCAGAGCCCTCTACTGGCGCCTGCACCTCGAAATCGATTGCAACTTCATCAAGCGGATAAGGAATGTATTGATCCGCCTCGACTTTGATCTGGGATTCCATTTCATCATCTGATAAAGTGCCATCCATCTCGATGACTTTGGTAATGACGGACGATCCGGCGACTGCAACTGCGGCACCCTTAATCCCGGATTTCGCTCTGGCCACCACCCTGGCGATGGCCTCACCGACACCTTCAACGTCATTAATATTCTTTTCCACCACCGCATTTGCAGGTAGTGGCTCGACCGAATAGGCCTCTACTTTGTATCGATTTCCGCTACGACTGAGTTCAAGCAACTTCACAGAAGTTGAGCTGATATCGATACCTAATTTTGCGGTTGAAGCCTTCTTATTGAGGAAGGGCAGCATATCTTCCTGTCCTGTTTTGTCGTTCTACTGAAATTGTGAATTTTGTGCAGTTCTGCACACTTACAAAAACAATATGTCTAATTACATTAAATACCACAATATTAGAACGCGCAATTAGATCGCCCTAGATTATCGTCGTATAATTCACACTCTGAACAAAATTTTACCAATTTTAAAAACCCACTTTGACAAAGTTTGCGTCCAAAACATGCTGAAATCTCATCCAATCGTTCGCGTTACGCTATGGCTACTTTTACTGGCTTTTAGTGCAGGAATACTGATTTTTTCAGCAACCCTGCTTTACCTCGGCCCTAAACTGCCACCGGTTGAACAGATCCTTGAAATACAATTACAGACGCCTTTACGGATTTATTCCAGTGAACAGAAGCTAATTGCTGAATTTGGTGAGAAAAAACGTTCACCACTTCAATATTCAGAGATTCCTGAAGACTTTATTCAGGCAGTGCTGGCAGCTGAAGACGCTCGTTTCTTCAGTCATCACGGGGTTGATCTCAAAGGACTGGCGCGTGCGTCGTTGGAGCTGATTTCCACCGGCTCTATCAAAACCGGTGGCAGCACTATCACCATGCAGGTAGCCAAAAACTACTTTCTCACCCGCGAACGCACGTTTCTAAGAAAATTCAATGAGATACTTCTGGCCCTGGACATCGAACGCAAGCTGTCCAAAGAACAGATCCTGCAGCTGTATGTGAATAAAATTTACCTGGGTCACCGCGCCTACGGCATCCAGGCCGCGGCCCAGGTTTACTACGGAAAACCCGTGCAAGAGCTGAGTCTGGCACAGTTGGCCACCATTGCCGGACTCCCTAAGGCCCCCTCCGCTTTTAATCCGGTCACCAACCCATCCCGGGCCCACACTCGCCGCAACTGGATCTTGTCGCGCATGCTGGAGCTGGGCTATATCGATAAATCCGCCAAGGAGCAAGCCCAGGCCGAGCCCACCACGGCGGAGCTGCATGGCATTCCGGTGGAAGTCGAAGCACCGCACTTTGCTGAAATGGTAAGAAGGGACATGGTGGCGCGATTCGGGGAAAAAGCCGATACCGAAGGCTACCGGGTCTACACCAGCCTGAAAGCCGACTTTCAGAAAGCGGCCCACGAAGCCACGATCAAAGGCTTGATCGAATACGACCGTCGTCACGGCTATCGTGGCGAAGAAGCCAAACTGGAAATCAATCCTGAACTGGATACGCCGGAAACCCTGCAATCCCAATTGCGGAAGTTCCGAACGATCGACATCCTTGAGCCCGGCGTGGTGACCGCAATCGAAGAACAGTCTGCCACGGTACTCATCAAGTCTGGCGAAAGCGTAAACGTCCCCTTTGAGGGCATGAAATGGGCACGAAGTTATATCGACAATTTAGACCGCGGACCGGCCCCGAAAAAGCCGGAGGATGTGCTCGAGATCGGCGATGTCATTCGCATCATCAATGAGAAAGTGGAACAGAAAGACAGCAAGACGGGCAAAGTAACGACCGTGGGTGACTGGAGCCTGGCGCAGAAACCCATTGCCCAAAGCGCCATGGTCTCCATCGATCCTCACAACGGCGCCATTCTGGCGTTGATCGGCGGCTTCGATTTCCAAACCAGCAAATTTAACCGCGCGATTCAGGGGGGGCGCCAAGCCGGCTCCAGCTTTAAGCCTTTTATTTACAGTGCGGCTCTGGATTACGGCATGACGCCAGCCACCATTATCAATGATGCGCCGGTGGTATTTAAGGATTCCAGCCTGGAAAGCACCTGGCGGCCCGAGAATTCCGGCGGACGCTTCTATGGCCCGACCCGGCTCAGAAAAGCACTGTATCTGTCTCGCAACCTGGTCTCAATCCGGGTGTTGCGCCAAATGGGCGTGAAAAAGACCATCCGTTACGCCACTCAATTCGGTTTTAAAGCCAGCAAGCTGCCCAACAACCTGTCGTTGGCGCTGGGCAGTGCCGCTTTGACCCCTTGGGAAATTGCCACCGGCTATTCTGTTCTGGCGAACGGAGGCTTTATGATCGAACCCTGGTATATCGACTATATAGAAGATGAAGCCGGTAACCGGGTGTTTGAGAGCAATCCGGTTTTGGTTTGCAACGAACAATGCCAGCAAGAATTGGAATACGATCAGCTGCAAGCGCAATCCGATTCGGAGCTACCGGTTTCAGATCAAGCGGAGCCCAACAATACCGGAACGGCAGCGCAACCTGAGCCGCCAAAAGACAAACTGGACGCATTCGACGAAGACGCCCCGGAAGAGGCGACGACGCCTGAGCCCAAGCCGGTCCGCTACGCAGAACGCGTGCAGGATGAGCGGGTCAATTTTCTGATCACCAGTATGATGCAGGATGTGGTTAAACGGGGAACCGGTACCCGGGCGCGATCATTAAACCGGAATGACATTGCCGGTAAGACCGGTACCACCAATGACCAGAAAGACGCTTGGTTTTCGGGCTTCAATCGCGACGTTGTCGCCACCGTCTGGGTTGGCTTCGACCAGCCAAAAACACTGGGGCACAGAGAATATGGAGGCACAGCGGCTCTACCTATCTGGATTGATTATATGGCTGTGGCGTTGAAAGACTACCCGCAGTCTCCAATTCGAATTCCAGACGGCATCACGACTGTACGCATCGATCCGGAAACAGGAAAACGAGCCATTCCAGGGCAGGCCAATGGGATATTTGAATATTTCCGCGATGAAAATGCACCGGAGCAAAGTGCCGAGGAAGAGGTGCCAAATCCACACATGGAACAAGGCGAGTTGCCAGAACAACTATTCTGACAGCACGGACCACTCCAAACCAACGCCAATAAAAAGGCCGCTATTGATTACTCAATAGCGGCCTTTTTTAGCCTGCGTCTGAATCAATACTTTATATCGTCCAGTGTCATCAGCGGGTAATGAGCAGGATAAGGCCGGGTAGCAACACCGCTATCCACAGCCGCTTGCGCCACTGCCGCTGAAACCACCCCCAATAAACGCGGGTCCATCGGTTTCGGGATAATGTAATTGCGCCCGAACTCCAGCTCCACGCCATCATAGGCATCCCGAACCACCTGAGGCACTGGTTCTTTTGCCAATTGACTAATGGCGTGTACCGCTGCGATTTTCATTTTCTCGTTGATACGCGTAGCGCGAACATCCAAAGCTCCCCGGAAGATATAGGGGAAACCCAATACGTTATTCACCTGATTTGGATAATCGCTACGCCCGGTCGCCACAATAACATCGTCACGTATCTCGTAAGCCAGTTCCGGGCGAATTTCAGGGTCCGGATTAGCCAAAGCAAAGACAACCGGATTCGGCGCCATCAGTTGCAGCATGCCGGCTGTCAGCAGATTCGCACTGGATACACCGATAAACACGTCAGCTCCCGCTAACGCGTCTTCCAGAGTGCGCTTTTCTGTATCATGAGCAAAAGCGGCTTTGTATTGATTCAGATCGGTGCGCCCGGAGTGAATCACCCCGTTGCGGTCCAGCACATAAATATTCTCTTTTTTGGCACCCATTTCCATAATCAATCTGAGGGTTGCGACCCCCGCTGCACCGGCACCGATGCAAACAATGGAAATATCTTCGATCTTTTTATTCTGCAGCTCCAACGAATTCACTAACCCGGCCGCAGCGATAATCGCAGTGCCGTGTTGATCATCATGGAATACCGGAATATTACACTGCGCCACTAAGACCCGTTCGATCTCGAAGCACTCCGGTGCTTTGATGTCTTCCAGGTTAATGCCGCCGAATGTGGGAGAGATGCGGTTAACTGTATCGATAAATGCCTGCGGATTTTCTGCATCAACTTCAATATCAAATACATCGATTCCAGCGAAACGCTTGAATAGAACACCCTTACCTTCCATCACGGGCTTACTTGCCAGCCCACCCAGGTTGCCCAACCCCAAAATGGCCGAACCGTCACTGATAACCGCGACCAGATTGCCCTTATTCGTATAAAGATAGGCATTTTCCGGGTCTTTTGCGATCTCACGGACGGGTTCCGCTACACCAGGGCTATAGGCTAAAGAGAGATCCCGTGCAGTTTCAGTCGGCTTGGTCAGCTCGACACTGATTTTTCCGGGACGTGGCTTTAGGTGATACTCTAGTGCGGCTTTCTTTAAATCGGACATAAAATATGGCTTCCCCTGATGGGTTTGCGATTATTTCGCGGTACTTACTGCAGGCTACCAACTACATTACGAATTGAAGAACCCGCTCATCTCCTCTTACACTCAGCGACCAACTTTTAGTCTGCCAGCTATCGGACACTGCCCCCGGGAAACAGCTTTATAAAGGGGGGCTGTAGGATAGCGAAATCGACATACTCGCTCAATAAGAGATTGTTTCAATACAATACGCTCCCTGTACTATTGAGCCACCGTGTTATCTGCCGGCGACAGCAGACCACACCAGTCGGTGCTGTATATTAAGCTGAAAACGTTTGCGCTTACCCTGCTTGATCAGTTTAGGCATACTGCCTTTCCAGGATAGACGATCGGACATCCAACCGCGCGCTTCCAGCATTAATTCCGGTTTGGCTTGCGCATTACGCGACCTTGCCATGACGGCGTCCAGTACAGCTCCGGACACATAGTCAGAATATTTTTTATCAATTTTAAGGGTGACATCACCTTCCAGATCCACCCAGATTACTTTCTTTGTCAAACTCACCCGCTGCACAACACCGGTCACCCGAATGTAGCCCCCCTTCAAAGCGGTAGACGCACTGGATACCGGCTGGAAAAAAGGGTTACCCCAGACGCCCAACCCATTGCTACGCGCAAACAGCTCGGCTTCCTGGTAGCACTCCGACAGTCGGGTATTGGGTGGAATGACCACCGCAAATCCCGCGCCTAGCCGTAACAACTGTGCCGACACACTCTCGCCAGCGGCATCAAACACATGTCCCAGCACCCGGCCATAATGATCGTGAGCCTCTTTGCCCACCAATAAAAAAACCGGCCCTTTGCCCAAAATCTGTTTCAGCTGCTGACGGGACTGCTTGCCTAACGGTTCGGCTGGCTTTCCACCATGAGTCAATTCCGGGGTGTTTATGCCTAACAAACGAATACGGCGACCGTCTTTCAGGGTCAGAGTATCACCGTCATACACCTTTTTAACCTGCACCCTTTCGGCATCTGAGCGAAACGGTAACACCGAGCATTCTGTAGCTAACGCGGGCAGCGCACCAAACCCACAAAACAGCAACAGGGCAAAACGAAAAAAGGCACCTTCCGGTGCCTTTCTGATGCGCTCTAAACCGGGCCGCAACGTTATTTGCTGCGACGGACCGCCCCGAATCGCTGTTTAAACTTATCGATCCGGCCACCGGTATCCACTACTTTTTGCTGACCGGTATAGAAAGGGTGGCAAGCTGAACACACATCCAGGTGCAATTCACCTTTCAGTGTCGAGCGGGTTTCAATAACGTTACCGCAGGTGCAGGTTGCTTTAATAGTGTCGTAATCGGGATGAATGCCTTGCTTCATGATGCTCACCTAATGTTTTATTCACGCCGCTACCCGATCTTGTGCCGGGCACCGCATGAAATACGATGGAATACGCAATACGAGTACCGTATATAAGGCCGCGAATCATACCAAAGTGTGGCAAATTGGCAAGCAAAGCATTACAGTTGATCGGTACTATTTTCTAACTGGTTGGAAATTCAGGCCTTTTTATGATTAATCTCCCGTGTTAACCCAGCCATCACACACCATAATTCAGGTTGCGCTCCCCCTACCCTTGCGCCGCACCTTCGATTATTTAGCCAAAGCCGACATCCCGGCCGACCTGCTGCAACCCGGTGCCCGGGTTAAAGTTCCCTTCGGCAAACGCCAGATGATCGGCATCATCCATTCCACCAGCCTTCATTCGGAGTTCAGCGCTGCGAAACTGAAAACCATCAGTGCCGTGCTTGACGACGAGCTTGCCATTCCACAACCCCTGATGAAACTGTGCCAGTGGGCTGCGGAATATTATCGGCACGGAATCGGTGATGTATATAGCCACGCCCTTCCCACACTGCTGCGAAATCAGGACAATTCCTGGCATGAACGCACCGAACTGTGGCGAATAACGCAAAAAGGGCGATTGATCGGGCTCGATCAGTTGCGCCGTGCTAACCGGCAGATACAAGCCCTGGAGCTGCTAAGGGAACATCCACAAGGACTGCATCAACCGGTGTTAAAAGGGTTGGGAGTTGAACGGGCCACCCTGAACGCACTGCATAAAAAAGAATTAGCGGAACCGCTTCAGGATCAGCAGCAACGAACCCCCTGGCAGCGGGAAATTTTGCTAGCCGAAAGCGCACTGACCCTGAACCCGGAGCAACAACACGCGCTGGACCAGATTCGACTCAGCAATGCGTTTGCTCCGGTTTTACTCGAAGGGGTGACCGGGAGCGGGAAGACAGAAGTGTATCTGCAGGCCATTGCCGACTGTTTGAAACGCGACCGGCAGGCGCTGGTGCTGGTGCCTGAAATAGGGCTCACACCTCAAACCCTGCATCGCTTCCAGCAGCGATTTGCCGTTCCCGTGGTTAGCATCCACTCCAATTTGAGCGAAAGGGAACGTCTGACCAGCTGGCGCAAAGCCCGGTTTGGCGAAGCAGGTATTGTTCTGGGAACACGCTCGGCATTATTCGCCCCCTTTGAAAAGCTGGGACTGATTGTAGTCGATGAGGAACATGACCTTTCCTATAAACAACAGGAAGGATTTCGCTACCACGCCAGGGACCTGGCTATCATCAGGGCCAAACAGGAAAATATCCCGGTCATCCTGGGCAGCGCCACTCCCGCTCTGGAAACATTGCACAATGCCCGCAGTGGACGCTACCTGCATTTATTATTAACCAGGCGCGCGGGTTCCGCAGCGGCCCCGCAGTTCCGGGTTATGGACATCCGCCAAAAAGCGCTGACCCATGGCATGTCGCCGGAACTGCTGTCTGAAATCAAACAACGCCTGAAAGCCAAGCAGCAAGTATTGATGTTTATTAACCGGCGCGGGTTTGCTCCGGTGCTTATGTGCCACGATTGCGGCTGGTTTAAAGAGTGCCCGCACTGCGACCATCGCATGACCTGCCACTCCAGTCCGGCCCGTTTGCATTGTCATCATTGCAACCATCAACGGGCCATTCCGCGCCTTTGCGAGCATTGTAAAAGCACCGATCTAAGACCCATCGGGATGGGCACCGAACGCTTGGAAGACAATCTAACTGCGTTGTTCCCGGATACACCGGTGATCCGGATTGATCGTGACACGACACAACGCAAACACGCCCTTGGCCGGCAACTGGATCGCATTGCCAGTGGTGAGCCCTGCATTCTGGTAGGCACACAGATGCTGGCCAAGGGACACCACTTCCCTAAGGTGACATTAGTCGCCGTCTGTGACATTGATTCGGGTTTGTTTGCCGCCGATTTCCGCGCCACCGAACATATGGCTCAACTATTAATACAGGTCGCCGGCAGAGCGGGCCGTGGTGATGATAAAGGTCTGGTATTTTTGCAGACACATCAACCCGGGCACCCGTTGCTGCAAACCTTAATCGCACAAGGCTATGGGCCTTTTGCTACCGAGTTGCTGCAGGAGCGACGCCTGATGGGCATGCCACCTTACGGCCATCTGGCCCTGATCCGGGCAGAGAGCACTAACCCGAAACAAGCATCGGATTTTCTGCACCAGGTTTCAGTGGCGCTGCAAGCCACAGCCGAACAACTTAACGTGGAAATCTGGGGGCCTGCTCCGGCTTTGATGGCAAAAAAAGCCGGTCGATTTCGCTTCCAGTTGATGTTAAGGGCAACACTCCGGCCTAATCTACAGAATATGTTGCGCTTTTCCATTCAGCAGGTGGAGGACAATGCGGGGCATCGTATTAAGTGGAGCCTGGATGTCGACCCCGTGACCCTGGATTAATCAAGCCAGAAGCCGATAAATCCCGCTTATGCGGAGTGCTAGGTGGGCTCACACACTGATCCGCTGCTGCCTGCAACCGCTGAGCATGAACTTGGAGGGCTGGCAATACAAACGCCGCCACCAACCGAGCGTAGTCAGATCCGCTTTCGGCTGTAGCCCGTGGTGCCCTGATCGCAACCGCGATGATGTCTTCCGTTAGCCTCCCCGCTGAATCCATATCCGATAACGCCGTCTCGGTTTCATCGTGAAAGGTTCGCTGTCGGTAACGTTCGATCCAGCACAGCAGCGCGGTTCGCAGATGCGGGTCTGACAGGCTGTTTATATATTCCAGCGCACACAGCGCAATTAACATCGGGCAACTGACATCCGCGGTTAAATGATCCAGGGTGGGATTGTTGCCTTTGCTGAGGGCTCCGTCTTCATCAATCAGCGCCTGCAACACTCGATAAGTGGCCAACAATCGCTTTTGTTGGCGGGGGTTTTTGAAACCGAAATAGGCGACCCATTTATCAAAACGCTGCCGTATTTCAGCAACCTCGCCGGCATCCGGCTGAAGCGGAAGTTGCCCCGGATAATGGTGTTGCGTTGCATCCAAAAGATCCAGGTTAACAGAAACATCAACCAGCCTTGCCAGCTGCGCTCTTGCCTGCTGTTGCACATCGACATAAAGCTGCCCACCATTCAGCTCTTTATAAAGTCCGGCAAATGCCGCCAACGCAACGTCGGCATCCAGGGCATAAATCACCGTTACCGACTCAGGCAATGCGTGCAGGGAATGAAGTATCGGGGGCAAAGCCAACCCTTCGACGGCATGAAACTCATCTGCTACCAGGATCATCCGCCGGCGATGCCCCCACAACGGGTTTAATCGCAGGCGACACAGTTCGTTTAAATGCGAGAGGGACACATCCGAATCGCTGATGACCAATAGCTTTTTACACTGCCTCGCCATCAATACCAGCAACAAAGCCAACCCGCAAAGACCAACAGTTTCTGCCAACGTTATTTGGCCAGCACTAAACTGTGTGATTGCGCCGGGGGCAACCCAAAGCAACAAACACGACAGGAACGCAAAGGCGAACAGTAAAAAAAACCACCCTGCTTTCTGCGTTGCCAGGCTAAAACGGAACAGCAGGAGTAACCTGGCGCAAACACCGGAATGCAGGAAAACCAAACTGTTCGCGCCCTGGCTGTTTGCAGAATCGATGTGTTGAGCGGTCAGCAAAGATTGGAACAAGGCCGGGAGTACGCAGGAACGCCGGGCTTGAATGGGCGGCCGGAATTGCGCAACCAGCCAGGATTGCGACGAGTCCAGCACAACTTGCCGGCACAGCGAGCGGCAGAAAGTGGAACGACCGGAACCGCTCCCACCCAACACCCCCACATTGAACCCGTCGCAGTCCGCGTTTTTGGCAATCTGGCTGGCAAGCGCAAAAGCAAGGTCTGCCTGAGTTCTGCTTGAACCTGTCACCGTAGCCCCCATCACCTGCCTCAATCGTGAATAACTTAATTAACCTTATACCAGGGCAGGCAACTTTCCCAATAGAGCAACTGTGTATGGCAACGAACTTAAATAACCGGGCTACGTTGGGGGGCCATTATCGCAACCGACGGCGACCAACGATCAACCCAAGCAACCCGATCAACACCAACAGTGCCACCGGTGGTTCCGGCGCACGATCGTAGTGCACTGCATCCGGCTGCGGGTACATTGGATTTGCAACCGGTGCATCCTGCAAGGGTGAGGATGCCACCAAGCGGGAAGAGCCTGACT encodes:
- a CDS encoding PilN domain-containing protein; translation: MTKINLLPWREERRQELKRQFFIVLAGALLIGAGAVYLVNMNVESRTEYQAQRNQFIQNETKKLEDQIKEIKELEKKRESLIERMQVIQDLQGNRPEAVKVFDELARTVPDGVFYGLLRSNGDVISMTGYAESNNRVSNLMRNLDASDLFESPNLSKVQSGSKDQAANEFDLTVKRQKPASEKEG
- a CDS encoding type IV pilus secretin PilQ translates to MKFKLCWGLLVTLLSSPVWAAKLTGVESAALPGDAIEIKLKFDSAPPSPTGYTTDSPARIALDLNGVSNGMSEKYHTLGSGNVRSLTVMGAGERTRLIVSMTSLTGYSTEVSGNNLLVRIGSGESSASSTMMAPQSTAGKSSAAENGVQEIDFRRGDQGEGQVVVTLSNPNAPVDLSEQGGKIVAVFGGVTLPENLQRRLDVVDFATPVKLIDASSSSGNARIAVTPTGEYEYMAYQTDQTFTISVKPITGAELDRKRKEKFQYTGEKLSLNFQDIEVRSVLQLIADFTELNLVASDTVRGRITLRLQNVPWDQALDLILKTKGLDKRKVGNVMLVAPADEIAAREKLELESQKQVKELAPLRTEYLTVNYAKAKEVADLVTQSGFMSERGTITVDERTNVMLIQDTSDNIDEVRFMLEQLDIPVKQVMIEARLVIARSDAAEELGVKWGVSQYTNPPTSSTGAVVNGSAAGISDSLDNGAIEIGDSALALDLGVVSSEASRIALGYFDVDHGLVDLELSALESDGRADIVSTPKVLTADQQTAKIQSGTEVPYQEASSSGATSTSFKEAVLSLEVTPQITPDGRIIMDLKVNQDSVGEIFNGVPSIDTNEIETSIIVDNGQTVVLGGVFRSEDVEAVVKTPFLGDLPVLGRLFRRTTKSNQKAELLVFITPRIMNDVLSAQ
- a CDS encoding pilus assembly protein PilP — protein: MKSVSFTVILMTLLCVSGCGGNGQYDDIKAKMTEIQNGPKGRIKPPPEFKVYKAFAYSAAALRSPFEKPIEVELAALPQKRSNVKPDFNRPKEVLEQYGVDSLQMVGTLMRPGGTLFALVKTPDMGLHRVKEGNHVGRNFGKITAVNSNKIDLIEIVSDGQDGWVERPRTLVLRDD
- a CDS encoding type 4a pilus biogenesis protein PilO; translation: MDAKEFIESLNNLDPENIGGWPFPVKLAMWLAACVVAGFLVYHFLLSDSLAKLDSTAAKETQLMQEYEKKAYQASNLDAYKEQMTEMESTFGALLRQLPSDTEVPGLLEDISHTGLSAGLTFNTIKLAPETSKEFYVELPIDIEVKGGFHSFGAFVSAVASLPRIVTLHDFEIKPDGKSQNHELTMSIRAKTYRYKEN
- a CDS encoding pilus assembly protein PilM; amino-acid sequence: MLPFLNKKASTAKLGIDISSTSVKLLELSRSGNRYKVEAYSVEPLPANAVVEKNINDVEGVGEAIARVVARAKSGIKGAAVAVAGSSVITKVIEMDGTLSDDEMESQIKVEADQYIPYPLDEVAIDFEVQAPVEGSADQVEVLLAACRNENVELRVDVLDIAGLTAKVVDVEAYAMERAFSLVADQIDGGEEQTVAIVDIGSTMTTLSVLHDGRTIYTREQLFGGKQLTEEIQRRYGLSFEEAGLAKKQGGLPDDYETEVLDPFKEAVVQQVTRSLQFFFSSSQYNDVDHILLAGGTASIIGLGELVQDKVGTTTSIANPFVDMALSSKVNASLLSADAPSLMIACGLALRSFDG